One window from the genome of Chloroflexota bacterium encodes:
- the rbfA gene encoding 30S ribosome-binding factor RbfA → MTSSRRQRRVAELIKEEMGDLLGRRAHDPRLHWVTVTDVQVTPDLAIARVYYAVIGEEAEREQAREGLEHARGYLRRELAARLQLRIVPQLEFFHDEALEYGRHIDAILDRIHGEDADDADA, encoded by the coding sequence ATGACATCATCCAGACGACAACGGCGCGTTGCCGAGTTGATCAAAGAGGAGATGGGCGACCTGCTGGGCCGCCGCGCCCACGACCCGCGGCTGCACTGGGTTACCGTTACCGACGTGCAGGTTACGCCAGACCTGGCCATTGCGCGCGTGTACTACGCCGTCATCGGCGAGGAGGCGGAGCGGGAGCAAGCCCGCGAGGGCCTGGAACACGCGCGCGGCTACCTGCGGCGCGAGTTGGCGGCCAGGCTCCAGTTGCGCATCGTGCCGCAACTGGAGTTCTTCCACGATGAGGCGCTGGAATACGGCAGGCACATAGACGCCATCCTGGATCGCATTCACGGGGAAGACGCGGACGATGCCGACGCCTGA